A section of the Arcobacter roscoffensis genome encodes:
- a CDS encoding methyl-accepting chemotaxis protein produces the protein MFTNMSTNKRLWVNMILTQIGFACISIMAIYTASDMIAIIAINIVFGLLIFYTTNAAKNRILGGINRFKKYMGDIVNFTFMRSNTVEKAKYIKNDEIGLILHEMNDYYDTFDAMRKEDMKVLGEIILTLNKVEQGIFKCRVKSDSKNFMVSALRKSLNQMLDVLERNMNSIKETSTAYANDDFTKKIDIPFDIRDNMLEVMTSINTLGDALSNHAQTNLENGQKLEQNSSIMRNSMHNLSTKANEQAASLEQTSASLEEITSITRNNANNASKMADLGNTVRGAVSNGRTLASQTASSMEEINTKVSSINEAITIIDQIAFQTNILSLNAAVEAATAGEAGKGFAVVAQEVRNLAARSAEAAKDIKVLVEDANEKANSGKKISDEMINGYETLNNHINETISIIEDVSNSSKEQMSGIEQINDAVTMLDRVTQENANEANQTTSISNEVSQMANLLVEDAKSKKF, from the coding sequence ATGTTTACAAACATGAGTACCAATAAGAGGCTTTGGGTTAATATGATATTAACTCAAATAGGATTTGCATGTATAAGTATAATGGCGATTTATACAGCATCTGATATGATAGCAATTATAGCTATAAATATTGTTTTTGGATTGCTGATTTTTTATACAACAAATGCAGCAAAAAACAGAATTCTTGGTGGTATTAATAGATTTAAAAAGTATATGGGTGATATTGTAAACTTTACTTTTATGAGATCAAATACAGTTGAAAAAGCAAAATATATAAAAAATGATGAGATAGGTTTAATTCTTCATGAAATGAATGACTATTATGACACTTTTGATGCTATGAGAAAAGAAGATATGAAAGTATTAGGTGAAATTATTTTGACACTTAATAAAGTAGAACAAGGTATCTTTAAATGTAGAGTTAAATCTGATTCTAAAAACTTTATGGTTAGTGCTTTAAGAAAATCACTAAATCAGATGTTAGATGTTTTAGAAAGAAATATGAATAGTATCAAAGAGACATCTACTGCTTATGCAAATGATGATTTTACAAAAAAAATTGATATTCCATTTGATATCAGAGATAATATGCTTGAAGTAATGACTAGTATTAATACTTTAGGTGATGCCTTATCTAATCATGCCCAAACAAACCTAGAAAATGGACAAAAGTTAGAGCAAAACTCATCAATCATGAGAAACTCAATGCATAACCTTTCTACTAAAGCAAATGAACAAGCAGCATCACTAGAGCAAACTTCTGCTTCTTTAGAAGAAATTACTTCTATTACTAGAAATAATGCTAACAATGCTTCTAAAATGGCTGATTTAGGTAATACTGTTAGAGGTGCTGTTTCTAATGGTAGAACTTTAGCTTCTCAAACTGCTTCTTCTATGGAGGAAATTAATACTAAGGTATCTTCTATTAACGAAGCTATTACTATTATTGACCAAATTGCTTTCCAAACAAATATCCTTTCACTAAATGCTGCTGTTGAAGCTGCTACTGCTGGTGAAGCTGGTAAAGGTTTTGCTGTTGTTGCTCAAGAAGTTAGAAATCTTGCAGCTAGATCAGCTGAGGCTGCTAAGGATATTAAAGTTTTAGTTGAAGATGCAAATGAAAAAGCAAATTCAGGTAAAAAGATTTCAGATGAGATGATTAATGGATATGAAACATTAAACAATCATATTAATGAAACTATTTCTATTATTGAAGATGTTAGTAATTCTTCAAAAGAGCAAATGAGTGGAATTGAGCAGATTAATGATGCAGTAACAATGCTTGATAGAGTTACACAAGAGAATGCAAACGAAGCAAATCAAACAACAAGTATTTCAAACGAAGTGTCACAGATGGCTAATTTATTAGTTGAAGATGCTAAGAGCAAAAAGTTTTAG
- a CDS encoding transporter substrate-binding domain-containing protein: MYRYIFLFFIFITTLFSHNIESSTIEKTLIFNQEELKYIKNNSIIDVGVEEDWPPFDFVENGVYKGIAKDYLDLIEKKSGLKFRYNYGYTWNELLELAKNKKIDLLPVLFKNKKREEYLEYTKKSYISIRDYLYSSKKSFSSLEELNGKKIAIPRGYAQETFIKNNYPNIEIYYVKDILSAIDAVILNKADAFISNVALVQYLMKKHNISGIKAQFLLNKHNELFMATKKDSSILKSIIDKSLDLITIDEKNLIYSKWIENDKHIQVSFFTNEEKNFIDKNKKIYIANELDWIPYDYYQNAKPRGFVIDYVKLLFSKIGIEPIFISDKWPILMEKFKNKEIDLLPVIAYKKEREEFLFYTKEFLNQELILITNNYTTDIVNIDDLDEKKVAMVKGWALSSTIKKNFPNIKLLEFDSLKEVFNAIKNNIADATIQNKLIGTYYLNKEYSASLKSTAEVKLKDYNNKLFMGVNKNKEQLVTIVNKSMDLISQSELDALNDKWLNISKEIHFTRQEQEFIDNKIVNVAYTDNWAPMSFEENGKAYGLGFDFWQYVVKKSKLKVNLNFKSNFTEALDDIKNKRNDIIITTSKTSDRQKYSIFTDIYFKAPLGIATLQESNYIPDGSYLLNKRVGVGENYTAHKLLKEAYPNMKFVLLKNVQHGLELLSNGKIDALVESMPILAHNIRKYAYSNIKISGSTGINFDLQMMIRDDYEVLQSIINKVLKTMTPDEKREIYEKWSKLEYTQAFDYSVLWKYFLPLLIIIVIILYKNKQLLNYQNNLKKTQKELENTVENFRALINLTIEGIFIIKGNKILFSNIEALRMFNINKKHLHKIDFDSLFKVNDKKDLKSIISEAKTKTYELRAVKRNNKTFPILLKSKTILFKEENCDIVSVIDMSEIKDKEQLIIQQSKMASLGEMIGNIAHQWRQPLSFISTAATGMKLQKEFDQLDDKTFNDTIDNISQTTMFLSQTIDDFQNYLKTDKTKMLFNLSSTIEKLLNIVKSSFTNNFIDIELSLDKQIDLNSFENELNQALLNIINNSKDALKDKDFDDRFIKINTFMENNYAIIEIIDNAGGINPEIIDRVFEPYFTTKHKSQGTGLGLYMTHKIISESLSGEIKIENISYVFQEKNFNKCAKVSIKLPLS, translated from the coding sequence ATGTATAGATACATTTTTTTATTTTTTATTTTCATAACTACCCTATTTTCACACAATATTGAAAGTTCTACTATTGAAAAAACTCTTATTTTTAATCAAGAAGAGTTGAAATATATAAAAAACAATTCAATAATTGATGTAGGTGTTGAAGAAGATTGGCCTCCTTTTGATTTTGTTGAAAATGGAGTTTATAAAGGCATAGCAAAAGACTATTTAGATTTAATAGAGAAAAAAAGTGGTCTTAAATTTAGATATAACTATGGTTACACATGGAATGAACTATTAGAATTAGCAAAAAATAAAAAAATAGATTTATTACCTGTTTTATTTAAAAATAAAAAAAGAGAAGAATACTTAGAATACACAAAAAAAAGTTATATTAGCATAAGAGATTATTTATATAGTAGTAAAAAAAGTTTTAGTTCTTTGGAAGAACTAAATGGCAAAAAAATAGCAATACCTAGAGGTTACGCTCAAGAAACCTTTATAAAAAACAACTATCCTAATATTGAAATTTATTATGTGAAAGATATTTTATCTGCAATAGATGCTGTAATCTTAAATAAAGCTGATGCTTTTATTTCAAATGTTGCTTTAGTGCAATATTTAATGAAAAAACATAATATCAGTGGTATTAAAGCACAGTTTTTACTTAATAAACACAATGAACTTTTCATGGCAACAAAAAAAGACTCTTCTATATTAAAATCAATAATTGACAAATCACTAGATTTAATAACTATAGATGAAAAAAATTTAATTTATTCAAAATGGATAGAAAATGATAAACATATTCAGGTTAGTTTTTTTACAAATGAAGAAAAGAACTTTATAGATAAAAATAAAAAAATATATATTGCAAATGAGTTAGATTGGATTCCATATGACTACTATCAAAATGCTAAACCAAGAGGTTTTGTTATTGATTATGTGAAACTTTTATTTTCTAAAATCGGTATAGAGCCTATATTTATAAGTGATAAGTGGCCTATTTTAATGGAAAAATTTAAAAATAAAGAGATTGACTTATTACCAGTTATAGCCTATAAAAAAGAAAGAGAAGAGTTTTTATTCTATACAAAAGAGTTTTTAAATCAAGAGCTTATTTTAATTACAAATAATTACACAACAGATATTGTAAATATTGATGATTTAGATGAAAAAAAAGTAGCTATGGTAAAAGGCTGGGCATTATCTTCTACAATAAAGAAAAATTTTCCAAATATTAAACTACTTGAATTTGATAGTTTAAAAGAAGTTTTTAATGCTATAAAAAACAATATTGCAGATGCTACAATTCAAAATAAGCTTATAGGAACTTACTATTTAAATAAAGAGTATTCAGCTAGCTTAAAAAGTACCGCAGAAGTTAAACTAAAAGATTATAACAATAAACTTTTTATGGGAGTAAATAAAAATAAAGAACAATTAGTAACTATTGTAAATAAATCAATGGATTTGATTTCTCAAAGTGAATTAGATGCTTTAAATGATAAATGGTTAAATATTTCAAAAGAGATTCATTTTACTAGACAAGAACAAGAGTTTATAGATAATAAGATAGTAAATGTAGCCTACACAGATAATTGGGCTCCTATGAGTTTTGAAGAAAATGGTAAAGCCTATGGTTTAGGTTTTGACTTTTGGCAATATGTAGTTAAAAAGTCTAAATTAAAAGTAAATCTAAATTTTAAAAGTAATTTTACAGAAGCCTTGGATGATATAAAAAATAAAAGAAATGATATTATCATTACAACTTCAAAAACTAGTGATAGACAAAAGTATTCGATATTTACGGATATATATTTTAAAGCACCTTTAGGAATAGCTACTTTACAAGAAAGTAATTATATTCCGGATGGTTCATATTTACTTAATAAAAGAGTTGGAGTTGGTGAGAACTATACTGCTCATAAACTATTAAAAGAAGCATATCCAAATATGAAATTTGTATTACTTAAAAATGTACAACATGGTTTAGAGCTTTTATCAAATGGAAAAATAGATGCTTTAGTTGAATCAATGCCTATATTAGCTCACAATATAAGGAAATATGCCTATAGCAATATAAAAATATCTGGAAGTACGGGAATAAACTTTGATTTGCAAATGATGATAAGAGATGATTATGAAGTACTTCAATCAATCATAAATAAAGTTCTAAAAACAATGACCCCTGATGAAAAAAGAGAAATCTATGAAAAGTGGTCAAAGTTGGAGTATACACAAGCTTTTGATTACTCTGTTTTATGGAAGTACTTCTTACCTTTATTAATCATAATAGTAATTATACTTTATAAAAATAAGCAACTTTTAAATTATCAGAATAATTTAAAGAAAACACAAAAAGAACTTGAAAATACAGTGGAAAACTTTAGAGCCTTGATTAATTTAACTATTGAGGGAATATTTATTATTAAAGGAAATAAGATTCTATTTTCAAACATTGAAGCTTTAAGAATGTTTAATATAAACAAGAAACATTTACATAAAATAGATTTTGATTCACTTTTTAAAGTTAATGACAAAAAAGATTTGAAAAGTATAATAAGTGAAGCAAAAACAAAAACTTATGAGCTAAGAGCTGTTAAAAGAAATAATAAAACCTTCCCTATTTTACTAAAGTCAAAAACAATTCTTTTTAAAGAAGAGAATTGTGATATTGTTTCAGTCATTGATATGAGTGAGATTAAAGACAAAGAACAGTTAATTATTCAACAATCAAAAATGGCAAGTTTAGGTGAAATGATTGGAAATATTGCTCATCAATGGAGGCAACCTTTAAGTTTTATATCAACAGCTGCAACTGGTATGAAATTACAAAAAGAGTTTGATCAACTTGATGATAAAACTTTTAATGACACAATTGATAATATTTCACAAACAACTATGTTTTTATCTCAAACTATTGATGATTTTCAAAACTATTTAAAAACTGATAAAACAAAAATGTTATTTAATCTTAGCTCAACTATAGAAAAACTTTTAAATATTGTAAAAAGTTCATTTACAAATAATTTTATTGATATTGAACTTAGTTTGGATAAACAGATTGATTTAAACTCTTTTGAAAATGAATTAAATCAAGCCTTATTAAATATAATCAATAACTCAAAAGATGCCTTAAAAGATAAAGATTTTGATGATAGGTTTATTAAGATTAATACATTTATGGAAAATAATTACGCAATTATAGAAATAATTGATAATGCAGGTGGTATTAATCCTGAAATTATTGATAGAGTTTTTGAACCATACTTTACTACAAAACATAAAAGTCAAGGTACTGGTCTTGGATTGTATATGACCCATAAGATTATTAGTGAGAGTTTAAGTGGTGAAATCAAAATTGAAAATATCTCTTATGTTTTCCAAGAAAAGAACTTCAATAAATGTGCAAAAGTAAGTATTAAACTACCACTTTCATAA
- a CDS encoding PAS domain-containing protein, producing MAAGQETVLDDYAFLVSETDAKGIIRFANSDFCSIAEYSIEELLGKPHSMVRHKDMPSKAFKSLWDTVQRGEIWTGYVKNATKSGGYYWVYATVYPFESCDGSKGYMSCRRKASPKEISAAEELYATWNKEEGRV from the coding sequence ATGGCAGCAGGACAAGAAACAGTATTAGATGATTATGCGTTTTTAGTAAGTGAGACGGATGCAAAGGGAATAATAAGATTTGCCAATAGTGATTTTTGTAGTATAGCAGAGTATTCAATAGAAGAGCTATTAGGAAAACCTCATAGTATGGTAAGACATAAGGATATGCCAAGTAAGGCATTTAAGTCATTATGGGACACAGTACAAAGAGGTGAAATTTGGACAGGGTATGTAAAGAACGCTACAAAATCAGGTGGGTATTATTGGGTATATGCAACAGTATATCCATTTGAGTCATGTGATGGTTCTAAAGGGTACATGTCTTGTAGAAGAAAAGCCTCTCCTAAAGAAATCTCAGCAGCTGAGGAACTTTATGCTACTTGGAACAAAGAGGAAGGAAGAGTTTAA
- the dnaJ gene encoding molecular chaperone DnaJ — protein MTELDYYEILEVSTNAQKSEIKKAYRKMAMKYHPDKNPDDNEAEEKFKAVNEAYQVLSDEEKRSIYDRYGKQGLEGHGQGGGFSGGFDDLSSVFEEMFGSAFGGGGSRRQRKTYNYNLDIAVEVRLEFNEAIFGCNKEIDYTYKTACKPCKGTGAKDGKLSTCKTCAGQGQVHTRQGFMTFAQTCPTCQGTGQAPSASCKSCGGTGYDEVKDSFKVDIPEGVNDGMRIRVSNKGNIAPDGSRGDLYLQVSVKEDSHFVRNDDDIYLEAPIFFTQVALGDKIKVPGLRGELELEIPAGAKDKQQFKFRGEGVKSVQGYGQGDLIVQIKIEYPKALTSEQKELLEKLQESFGVESKPHESSFENMFDKVKNWFS, from the coding sequence TTGACTGAATTAGATTATTATGAAATATTAGAAGTAAGTACAAATGCACAAAAAAGCGAAATAAAAAAAGCTTACAGAAAAATGGCTATGAAGTATCACCCAGATAAAAACCCTGATGATAATGAAGCAGAAGAGAAGTTTAAAGCTGTAAATGAGGCATACCAGGTTCTAAGTGATGAAGAAAAAAGATCAATTTATGATAGATATGGTAAACAAGGACTAGAAGGTCATGGCCAAGGTGGAGGCTTCTCTGGTGGTTTTGATGATTTAAGTTCTGTTTTTGAAGAGATGTTTGGTTCTGCTTTTGGTGGCGGTGGCTCAAGAAGACAAAGAAAAACTTACAACTATAATTTAGATATTGCAGTTGAAGTAAGACTTGAATTCAATGAAGCTATTTTTGGTTGTAATAAAGAGATAGATTATACATATAAAACTGCTTGTAAACCTTGTAAGGGTACAGGTGCTAAAGATGGAAAACTTTCAACTTGTAAAACTTGTGCTGGACAAGGTCAAGTTCATACTAGACAAGGATTTATGACATTTGCTCAAACATGTCCAACATGTCAAGGGACTGGTCAAGCACCTAGCGCATCATGTAAATCATGTGGTGGTACTGGATATGATGAAGTTAAAGACTCATTTAAAGTTGATATACCTGAGGGTGTAAATGATGGAATGAGAATTAGAGTTTCAAATAAAGGTAATATTGCTCCTGATGGTTCAAGAGGAGATTTATATTTACAAGTAAGCGTAAAAGAAGATTCACATTTTGTTAGAAATGATGATGATATTTATCTTGAAGCACCTATTTTCTTTACACAAGTTGCCCTTGGAGATAAAATAAAAGTTCCAGGACTTAGAGGTGAATTAGAATTAGAAATTCCAGCTGGTGCTAAAGATAAACAACAGTTTAAATTTAGAGGTGAAGGTGTTAAATCTGTTCAAGGATATGGACAAGGGGATTTAATAGTACAAATTAAAATTGAATACCCAAAAGCATTAACTTCTGAGCAAAAAGAATTACTTGAAAAACTACAAGAGAGTTTTGGAGTAGAGAGTAAGCCACATGAATCAAGCTTTGAAAATATGTTTGATAAAGTTAAAAATTGGTTTAGCTAG
- a CDS encoding dUTP diphosphatase encodes MLYKDLKDSIKSLGFLSIEDFVQYIGVTPSDVLEWEEKDQVPYTISLIIHLLKGEKELPNNTTLDNLVEECLPLAELLEEASSFPHKLEEMFLLQKELNDSTNGKNWELGRNKFGKEINWLRCIHMEVAELIDSTPWKHWKNINSEPDMKNIHVELVDIWHFLMSYILQETNVPKAVSLVNTHCIYEAVVDVDVRVMVKEAEKLSYIALAIETNNMPSFSGVERFIDQFFRCCKVSGLSFTWLQKLYIGKNCLNKFRQDNGYKEGTYIKEWNGKEDNVIMVSHLETMDNVSFEILYNKLEESYSKCK; translated from the coding sequence TTGTTATATAAAGACTTAAAAGACAGCATAAAATCATTGGGATTTTTATCAATTGAAGATTTTGTGCAATACATCGGTGTAACACCATCTGATGTTTTAGAATGGGAAGAAAAAGATCAAGTACCATATACTATATCTTTAATTATTCATTTACTAAAAGGTGAAAAAGAATTACCAAATAATACAACTCTAGATAATTTAGTAGAAGAGTGTTTACCTTTAGCTGAACTATTAGAAGAAGCTTCATCTTTTCCTCATAAATTAGAAGAAATGTTTTTATTACAAAAAGAGCTTAATGACTCTACGAATGGTAAAAACTGGGAGCTAGGAAGAAACAAGTTTGGCAAAGAAATAAACTGGCTTAGATGTATTCATATGGAAGTTGCTGAACTTATAGACTCAACTCCATGGAAACACTGGAAAAATATCAATTCTGAACCAGATATGAAGAATATACATGTAGAATTAGTTGATATTTGGCACTTTTTAATGTCATATATTTTACAAGAAACAAATGTTCCTAAGGCTGTATCTTTAGTAAATACTCATTGCATTTATGAAGCTGTTGTTGATGTAGATGTAAGGGTTATGGTGAAAGAAGCAGAAAAACTATCTTACATAGCTTTAGCAATTGAAACAAATAACATGCCTTCATTTAGTGGTGTTGAAAGATTTATTGATCAATTCTTTAGATGTTGTAAGGTATCAGGTTTATCATTTACTTGGCTTCAAAAACTTTACATTGGAAAAAACTGTTTAAATAAATTTAGACAAGACAATGGATATAAAGAAGGAACATATATAAAAGAATGGAATGGAAAAGAAGATAATGTAATCATGGTTTCACATTTAGAAACAATGGATAATGTTAGCTTTGAAATTTTATATAATAAACTTGAAGAGTCTTATAGCAAATGTAAATAA
- the recR gene encoding recombination mediator RecR, whose translation MKKGLEKFYELVEAFESLPTIGKKSALRLAYHVVMNDNYCGIKIAHSIENALKNITKCVKCGSMSEHEICEFCLDDSRDNTKLCIVQSAKDIFIIEDSKQFDGKYFVIEELDQEAIDALNRFVLENEVEMVLFAITPSIANDAFILFIEDKLKDKNIQFSKIAQGVPTGVSLENVDILSLSKAIQSRVEV comes from the coding sequence ATGAAAAAAGGATTAGAAAAATTTTATGAATTAGTTGAGGCTTTTGAGTCTCTTCCGACTATTGGTAAAAAGTCAGCTTTAAGATTGGCATATCATGTTGTAATGAATGATAATTATTGTGGTATTAAAATTGCCCATAGTATTGAAAATGCTTTAAAAAATATAACAAAATGTGTTAAATGTGGTTCTATGAGCGAACATGAAATATGTGAGTTTTGCTTAGATGATTCAAGGGATAATACAAAACTATGTATTGTTCAAAGTGCTAAAGATATATTTATTATTGAAGATTCTAAACAATTTGATGGAAAATACTTTGTAATTGAAGAGTTAGATCAAGAAGCAATTGATGCTTTAAATAGATTTGTTCTTGAAAATGAAGTTGAAATGGTTTTGTTTGCTATAACACCATCAATTGCAAATGATGCTTTTATTTTGTTTATTGAAGATAAATTAAAAGATAAAAATATTCAGTTTTCAAAAATAGCTCAAGGTGTTCCAACCGGTGTTAGTTTAGAAAACGTAGATATTTTATCTCTATCAAAAGCTATACAAAGTAGGGTGGAAGTTTAA